A window of Syngnathoides biaculeatus isolate LvHL_M chromosome 9, ASM1980259v1, whole genome shotgun sequence contains these coding sequences:
- the hoga1 gene encoding 4-hydroxy-2-oxoglutarate aldolase, mitochondrial — protein MLSYGARRISSRLLTTVRLGRGGSGPRGARCLSSAGVRLDLSGVYPPIVTPFNEREDVDYDKLEHNLHKYAKIPFKGLVVQGSNGEYPYLTEEERVEVVKRVRRLMPANKLLIAGSGCESTRATMELTAKMSAAGADAVLVVTPCFYKGKMDSQALLQHFIKVADNSAVPVILYSVAANTGLELPLDAVVRLSEHPNIAGLKDSDGDITRIGLMVHKTKDQDFQVLAGSAGFLMAAYCVGAVGGVCALANVLGESLCDLEHLCKSGHWDQARELQQRLIEPNAAVTRKLGVPALKQAMDWFGFHGGVCRSPLRPLDHEQMQQLRRDFASNGWL, from the exons ATGTTGAGTTACGGGGCCCGGAGAATCTCGTCACGCTTGCTAACAACTGTGCGTCTCGGTCGCGGAGGATCCGGGCCGCGCGGGGCCCGCTGCCTTAGCTCGGCCGGCGTACGGCTTGACCTCAGCGGCGTGTACCCTCCCATTGTGACCCCATTCAACGAGCGGGAGGACGTGGACTACGACAAACTGGAGCACAACTTGCACAAGTACGCAAAGATTCCCTTTAAAG gaCTGGTGGTGCAGGGCTCCAATGGCGAGTACCCTTACCTGACGGAGGAGGAGCGCGTGGAGGTGGTGAAGAGGGTCCGACGCTTGATGCCCGCTAACAAGCTGCTCATCGCCGGATCCGGCTGCGAGT CCACTCGAGCCACGATGGAACTGACGGCCAAGATGTCAGCGGCCGGCGCTGACGCCGTCCTGGTTGTGACGCCGTGCTTCTACAAAGGCAAGATGGACTCTCAGGCCCTGCTCCAGCACTTCATTAAG GTGGCGGACAATAGCGCGGTTCCGGTGATCCTATACAGCGTCGCGGCCAACACGGGCCTGGAGCTGCCGCTGGACGCAGTTGTGCGTCTGTCCGAACATCCAAACATCGCAGGACTCAAGGACAGCGACGGAGAC ATCACCAGGATCGGCCTAATGGTCCACAAAACCAAAGATCAGGACTTCCAGGTTTTGGCAGGCTCAGCTGGTTTCCTCATGGCCGCCTACTGTGTTG GTGCAGTGGGCGGAGTCTGCGCACTGGCTAACGTTCTGGGTGAGTCGCTGTGCGACCTGGAGCATTTGTGCAAGTCGGGCCACTGGGACCAAGCCCGAGAGCTGCAGCAGCGACTCATTGAACCGAACGCCGCT GTAACCAGGAAGCTGGGTGTGCCAGCCCTCAAGCAGGCCATGGATTGGTTTGGCTTCCACGGTGGCGTCTGCCGTTCGCCTCTCCGGCCACTCGACCATGAACAGATGCAACAACTCCGACGAGACTTCGCCTCTAATGGATGGCTCTGA